ACATATCAAATGAACAAAGACCCACTGTCTGAAATTAGCAGATCCAGACACATTGGAAACAAATAAAAGTGCAAATCAAGCCCATCAAGTAACTAGGAGCTGTGGCAGAAATGACAGAGCTTCTTCTAGATCAACATCAATACCTATTACCGATCTGGTATTTAAGGAGCTATTTGGAGAGATCTGTAAACCATCCATGACGATGATCCTTTATTTATGAAAAAACTCCAACATGTAAACTAGCATTATGCTAATAAGTATGAAGAATATCAGTTCAGACTTTGTAACACAGGAAACACTCCAATAAAACTATGTAGCTCGTTACTTCCTTGGTAATTAAAAAGTAAGCAAGCAAGCAAATTTAGACTTCTTTCATGCTTCCAAACAATCCTTAAGatttacttcataattcaaatatCAAGCAACTTCATATGTTAAGTTGATAACAAGAACTTATATGTTTGATAAACACATTTGATAATCATTGTACAAACAAATGAAGAATGATATAAATGCCATAATGTCATGAAATAAGCTTCATTGTCTATGCTGGAAAAGGCTAATTTCAGTTAAGCTGATTACTTGTCTGTTCCTGTAATGCATTCATATTTCACTGAAGTTGAACACATGATCCAATACTTGATTGCGAGATAACATTTCCTCGAGATTCCTTTTCATCATATGCCTTGGGTTCTTGTTCCACTAAAGTGAATCAGGATTTTATAACTTTGACTTCTGTATATCCCTCTTTTAGTTAGTATGATTTGGTCAGGAGAGAAGCTGGCAGCTCCTAGTATCATGAGCCAAgttcataattatttgaaatttaaCTCTAATTTTTATCTCATGTAGCATTCAAGGCTTTGCCTTTACATTGTCAGTATTTACCTCTTCATTCTCTCTATCCATCTCATGATCTCATATAAGGCTTGACGTATTTACTTCATACCATACGCATGCAAACAACCATTCAAGAAGGATTGTGAAGGATGGATCAGTGCATGATGGCCCTACCAATGAGAGATCCGAGAAGGGTTAGTAGCCTTACAAGTAGAGATTACTTCTGTACCTTTGATCATGGTCACCAAGTCATACAGGAGCAACCTCACCAGAATATTAGGGCTCACCCACACTATCCAAGAAGAGTAGTGCATAAATATTTTCCAACTTGCTAGGAGATAAATGTACCCTTAGGTAACCAGTGGTTACAAAAATTTTGCTCTGATCATAGGGTGATTTCATCTTTGACATGAAAGAATCATGACCCTGACTGCAAAATCTTTTGTTGTAAATCTCAAACTGGTCGGTGCTTGATGCACTATGTCCATTTGTAAAAATAGGGGATACACCTTGAATTGACACATTGCATTTAAAAATCACAGAAGATACCTCAATATATGCCACACCAATTGATAGTCAGAAAGAGCCCAACATACAGTACTATGATCCATGTTTAAAACGTTAAAAACTTATTATGCTTGAGTAAAGGTTCTAAAGGAGAAATGTAGGTTGGTTTGTTTTCTGGTAATTTATATATATCATTAGTCAGATCAGCATGCTATGTCATGTGACCATGTCCAAACTAATATCCAAAATACACTTTACGTCAACTATGACTATCTAGAACCTACCTTGGTCAATTAACTTTAATGTCTtatccaaggatttaaatttctGTCTGATATTGGTCTCAATAGCTCGATGGACCGATATGATACCAGTATACAAAATGATATACCAACTTATACAGTCTggtgttcgttcaataaaataataaaatcataaaaataaatggCACATATCAGTATTCAGTATCAAGCTATTTGTTTCAATATTGGTACTTGACCGAACCATTGAACACCAATCCATGCCAACTAGTATAGTTGAGATTTGAAACCTTGGTCATATTAAGGTGAAAAAAAGCAAAGGTAGGCTGCTCTTAACTGAGCCAAAATCAGGTTTCAGTTAATGCAAACTTCAACTGCACTAGAAACAAAATTACTTTTAGGCTGTAATTTAATGACCCACTTAGAAATTCAATGTCATAATAGCTTTTGCATTAACCAAATTGGACCCTCCACTAAGAAAGAACAACAAAAGTTTCCATTCAGGGCTTCTTAGTAGATCAAACAAAATAGAAGGAGAAAAAAATATGTGAATATTTCAAAATGTCATAGGACAGTAACAGGACACTCACTGATATATGTATTACCAAAAAATGAGATACCCTATGACAAGGAAGCTAAAGGGAAAAAAAGATAGAACAAGATAGAAATAGAAACTGCTGAATATCTCAACTCCAAATTAAAATGGACAATGCAGGAACCTCAACACTTACCTGACTATGAACTCACACAAAAATGGAGAATATCCACATCCTTCTCGGCCTCCAAACTTTTTACCATATCATTACTAGCATGTGTTAATACCATCCTTACAGTCCCTTGTTAGATTATTGAATGTTTCCACCCGATTCTTTGCCCTATGGAGCACCTCCGTATCCACTGCAACCCTCATGTACCCATCAAACTCCACAGGGTGGCCATTGTTTAGAGCCATCGTCTCATTATACCACTCGCTTGTGTTTCCCCACATCTCCTTGTAATCGTCAAGCAAATGCACCTTATAGTGTGATCTCAGTTTATCAAAGTAGTTATAGAATGGCTCATTCGTGGCAATATAGAGATTCCTCCATTGATGTATCACCTTTGTTAGCTTCTGCACCAGGGCCTCAGGAGAAGTATCTGCATCCAAATTAGGCCACAGTTCCTTGTTCCTGGCCTTCTCGCCACGGACCACATGGATGCCATCATACTCCCAGTCCATCTGTCCTGCGATCTCTGACACAATGTTCATCAGCCGCTTGGATTTCCAAATGGCTTGCCATGGCCGCTGAATGTACTTAGCAGACCGACCCTCACACACACGGTACCAGTAATTCTCGGGCTCTGGCCCGTCAAACTGCCTCCAGATGATGGTGCTTGGGTCCTTCTTGAGCTGCATTGGCGTGACCTTGTACGTCGGCACCTTGAGGACGGTGATCTTGCCACCAGCCTTTCGGCTTGTGGCACGATCCCATTGTTGCCAGTCCCTCAAGAATTCACTCTCCTCCACCACCGATGCCGACTCCTTGAGGTGCTCGAAATCGAAGTAGTATCGGAAATCCTTACCCTCCTCATCCCGGCCACTGGGATTGTAAGTGGCAGCCAAACAGACGTTGAGATCCATCACAAACGTCCGGTTCAAGAACTGGGCCTCGCCGAGGGCGCAAAGGAAGCTCCACAGGTACTGATTCATCCCCTTGCAGTAATCGCCACCGCGCGTGTAGTAGAGATATTTCCCTTTTCGGAAGTTTGATTCAGATCCGAGCGTCGGGATCGTGTCGTTGATCTCGGCATCCGCGATTTGGGAGGGAGGGGCCCGGGACGAAGACTGGAGCCGCAGTGGAGGCTTGGGGGCCGCGTTGACGCCGGAGCGAAATTTTCCGGCGGAGACAACCTCGTAGGTGCAGTTGTCAGCGGGGGCGAGGCGGAAGCGGCGGTAGTCCTTGTAGCGTCGCCAGGACTTCTCGCGGTGGTTGCGGAAGCGCCAGGCAGCGTCGCACTCCCAGGGGGCGGATCCAGATACGGGCGTCTCATAGCTGAGGAATATGATAGAGCGATGAAAGATACGGGTATTGAAGCGCTGGATCGCAGCGAGGACGCGGGGGTCGGAGCAATTAAGCGGAGCGTCGGGGTCGCAGTCCGGCGCCAGAGATGGGAGGACTATGGCAGCGGAGGAGGCATTGTCGGCATCAGCTATGGCAGTAGTCGAGTTATCGGCAGCCGTAAGGGGGGCGAGGTCCTCGCCGGTTTGGAGGACGGAGTCGTCGGTGCGGAATGTAGCGTTGGGGAGGGTGGCGGCGAGGGACTTCGAGATGATGGCCTTGGGGGAGTCGAACCAGGGGTCGGGGGGTTGGTAGGTGATGGAGACGATGGTGAAGATGAGCACGGAGAGCACGAAGAGCGAGAAGCACACGTTCCCGACTAATTTGACCGCCTTCTGACTCAGCGGCACCTCCCGATCTGCCGCCGTTGCCTCGGT
Above is a genomic segment from Musa acuminata AAA Group cultivar baxijiao chromosome BXJ3-4, Cavendish_Baxijiao_AAA, whole genome shotgun sequence containing:
- the LOC135635883 gene encoding uncharacterized protein LOC135635883; translation: MKRSRGGGSATEATAADREVPLSQKAVKLVGNVCFSLFVLSVLIFTIVSITYQPPDPWFDSPKAIISKSLAATLPNATFRTDDSVLQTGEDLAPLTAADNSTTAIADADNASSAAIVLPSLAPDCDPDAPLNCSDPRVLAAIQRFNTRIFHRSIIFLSYETPVSGSAPWECDAAWRFRNHREKSWRRYKDYRRFRLAPADNCTYEVVSAGKFRSGVNAAPKPPLRLQSSSRAPPSQIADAEINDTIPTLGSESNFRKGKYLYYTRGGDYCKGMNQYLWSFLCALGEAQFLNRTFVMDLNVCLAATYNPSGRDEEGKDFRYYFDFEHLKESASVVEESEFLRDWQQWDRATSRKAGGKITVLKVPTYKVTPMQLKKDPSTIIWRQFDGPEPENYWYRVCEGRSAKYIQRPWQAIWKSKRLMNIVSEIAGQMDWEYDGIHVVRGEKARNKELWPNLDADTSPEALVQKLTKVIHQWRNLYIATNEPFYNYFDKLRSHYKVHLLDDYKEMWGNTSEWYNETMALNNGHPVEFDGYMRVAVDTEVLHRAKNRVETFNNLTRDCKDGINTC